The Osmia bicornis bicornis chromosome 11, iOsmBic2.1, whole genome shotgun sequence genome includes the window ACAAATAAAAGTGTGAAACGACAGAGAAAGTTACGGCGAGGCACAATAACGAACGAAAAGaatagagagaaagaaaaaaaatacaataaataaacagCCTATTTTACAAGGTAGGAAAACGTGTGTGTTTACCAGGGCGACGACTTACGATATCATCAATAGAACATACCATGGTGGCGCGCTTCTCGTTTCTCTactttcttatttatttttttttttttctttaatttaattaacgtttaCTTAGATAGCACTAGCTAATATGGATGTGTATACTCTGTACAAGGATAACCACGGAGATGAGATTGGTAATCGAAAACGTGGTATGGTGAAGCTTAGCCGTTCGTCGAGCACTGTCACGAGGAACGGCTATCGTCGTGGTAATATTCGAATAGGAGGATATAGCGGTTGCGTGGTAGATTCGTACCGCACCCCGCAACCTCCAGCCCCACGTAAGCTCCTCCTTCACTACGGGCCTGAAAGCTTTTGGAAAGGCGCTTGCGCTATTTCTGGGATGCAGACGCAGCCGCGAGGCTCGAAATCAGGGACGTCTTTTCGGATCCGCTTCCAGTTCGGCTCCCCCCGTTGCCTCATTTTGCCAGATTTCTGCTACTATTTTGCTATTTTGCTACTGCTACTATTCCTTGTTGATTACTGACCCTCCAGTTTCACGCTGAAAATGATTATGATAGTCAAGCACTTTTCAtgcattgaattttttttaatataaaataagaattctGCTGTTTTTTTTAAGAAGTCACAGAGAACTTTGGTGAAGGACCTGTGCTACTTTTGAAAAGACAGGATGCATATAATCTAAGAAGCTTTAAGTCTGATGAGAATGATCTCCTTTAATTTTAGACATCCACTGGAACATCCCACTTGAATTCGTTCATTGAGACGACTGTGTGTAGCGATCGTGTGTACGTCTTTTTGGGAATGAACGACATCGCTGCATTGGTacgaaaatagaaaatgacAATTCTACGGTCTACAACGTAGACTCTACGTAAACGACAGTAAAACTTCGAGTCAGATCAACAGAGAACTTATTGCTTGGAGCCGAAACAAGAACCTTCGAGCTGGCGCTAACAAAAGAAACAATACCTAGAACAAGTTTGAGTCATAACgttaaacaatattattaacaattggggtattcaattttttttatcacttaaatattttatgattaACAATCGTTAATAAGGGTAGGTCGCATGGTTCAATTTCAACTACTGAAATAAATGCGATTACCTCTGGAAATTTCGTCGCTGGCTCGATCACCAAGTGAAATTGTTGTAACATTAGCCGACTCGTTTTTTCAATGTCCAAGCTGCAGACATTTTGCTCGCTGTCAGTCaaaaagagaaattgaaaatgttttatgGAACAGGTTTCTACGTCCGGGAATTCAACGGCGTAGACGGAGTGTTTCAAAATCATCAAGACTAACAAAGAAATGTGGGTAGTTCGATGGATAGTTGCCAACAAAACAACTTTTCCGGCTTGAATAGTGCTTTGAGAAAACAATAAACAAAGGATACTATATTGTGTATCACTgtctatatttttctttcattgaaTTCCTATTTCCTCTTCTTgataatttcatattttcaaagcTCAATACACagatgaataataaaatataaaaaagtatcATCTTCTTGCTGAAATTCAGAAATACTTATAGTAATTATTGATGGAACGTTGCCGAATAATAAAGTGAAAATCCGCAATAATCACTTAAACCTATGTCTGGAGAAGGTAGATAAACACCTTTGGAGAAGATCCAAAATTCCCACGGTTAAGTACCATGCTGTATAATAAACGTTGTTTACTACTATTTATTAGCGATTTAAGTAACCATTAAGTGTTTAATCTACCTATGATCGACGGAGGAATCGAAAGGTCGTTTTAGACTCTAATTTTCAATCTTTTCTGCGTAATAATCGAACCTCGATTTATCTAAGGAAACTGTCAGACGTACGGGAATATCACGCGGTAACATAAATCAAACCAAGAAACTGATACATCTCTGCCAAATGCACAAGTAAATTTGTGCCAATGCGAATTCCTTATATAATGAAAATCTGGAAAACATATAGAATTATTTAATGGTGTTGGGATAAAATTAATCTTGTAATTCTTCTTACCATTTAGTGTAATTAAAGCCTCTTctgtttttaaaatgataaaatataaatagagTGTCGTGATGAGAAACTGCTAAATGTATCAAGGTGTGAATGATGTAAGTGATAATACTTCAGTATCATGTAAGTGAATGTTTGCATTTTCACTTCTGTACAGGAATAGAATATACAATTTGGCGAGGGATTTTCCTTCAGTAAGCTATACACTGGCACAGCTCCAACTTAAACAAGCAAATAAAGCATTAGAATGGTCTGCATTAGACTTCATATAACGGATTACAATCTATGATCTATTATAAATTTGCGGTAGAACTGGtctaattaatttgtataaaaatactCGGCTACTTACAAACGATGATAAACTATAACCTGGATGATCGCGATGGTCATAAATTGTGATTGTTATTCGTTCGTCAaggaattgaattttctaatcaGAGTACGCTCGATAATAAACACATAGCTCATTGACTTGTTTCATCGTATTTTCTGGGCAACTTGACAAAAATACTGAGTGAACGAGTGGTGCGAAATTGATGAGAATTATTTGTCATGTGTTTGAGTATAAAATATGAGTCTAATGAGTTCAATTCAAGATGAATgaagttttaaatattttgtaacaatgatttcaatttttcaggtataaaaaataatatacataattgAAATTAGTATAAATAGAAACgattttattacatatatacCCATTCACTCATCAAAACAACTGCAGTCGCACAGAATTGTCTGgtgaaataaatgattaagttCACGCATCTCACACCTTATACATTATTGAGATCCAGTCGATAGTAGTGCTAACAATGCACTTGTTGCACCAACGGAAAGTATGTAATTCACGGCTGGAGTAAATGTCTTTAAAATGTAGAATGAAGATACAATAACAAGCGCTAAGAATAAGGCATTGTTGTAGAAGATTGAAAATGTTGTCGCTTCATAATCAGCcacttcatttttcttccacAAGATTCTGGAAATTTGTATTAaacttttaatataaatacatcgcagaaatattaaaatcagACATTCTAAATTACCTttcatctttctcttttttgcTCATTTTCTTATCTTCTGCTAACTTTCTATTCATCTCCTTAGTCACTGCATCTTCCCTTTTCACTGCAATCTGTTAATAAATGGCACTTGTTATAATCAAAAACATAGATGTGTTATAAAACTTATGTGATTTATAATACCTTATGTTTAAGAACAAACTTGGTATTTTTATAAGCAAGAGCTAAAGCATATGTGCTTGCTAATGTAACTAGAACGAAGGAAATTAGATTAGCATATATGTCGATCAGATGAATTCTCCAGAAAAGCCCTGAAACAGAAAGATACAGGTTAActatgaaaaaaatttatttttctcacaATTATCTATTTGTTCTTTAAAGGATGATTTAaacatatattaaaatttatcaaagaATGCATAAACGTTAACGTAAAATCGATATAAgatatgtacattaatttttccaaattttctacTCACAGATGGGGATCGCTGAAACGATGAAAGCATTGCCATAAAACAAAGCCGAAGATTTAGTGGAAACATTTCGTGAGAAATCTTGAAGAAgcaattcttcttctttagtGAATGCTTTCGATTTTCCTGACATTTTCTTGTCTTTTCTTCAGGTACTTTTAACTTACTTTAAAACAACTTATCGTCACACTACTTACGCGCGAATCGAAATACTTATTGCCGGCACAATGCGCATGCGCAGAGATGGCCAGTGTGGAAGTCCGTGTGACAACGTGTCCGCCGAAACGTCATTTTGGCAAAGAAACCTTTTTCGCCATCTATAGCGTACTTTCTCAAACTCTTCGTACAGTTcagtcggtattacagtaatCTACTTTACTCTATCAGCTGAGAATGATGATTGGTTGAATTTTTCGTATGCTTTGGATGGTTGGTTGTTACAAATGCTGCTTTCTGATTGGTTCAATCAGAGACAATATCAAGTTCAAATAAATGTAGCGGATGTTATTTAACCGCCGTTCAGCCGTTAAGGAGTAATAGACAGTGTTTTCCTTGTTTTGTACGTAAATCGTGATTATTCTGATATTGTAACAGAAATATAGTATGAAACATGCATTTGCGTGTTAAGTAAACTTATGTGTATGAAAATATTAGGTAATTCAAGAATAAGCGGATAATTTGTAGACGTGTGACTACAGATTTGCTTGTATCTTTTTAGGCAACAAGGTTTGTTTTATTAGAGTGTTGTCGTTATTGTTCGTATACATATCTCTTCTAACGAACATTgtattttaaacattataaattAGGATTTAAGAGAGCATGAATAGTAGAAGAGAAATAGATTGATTTGataaaaagtatttttcaaatctgGGTACTGCATGTGTTTAGTTGAATTTTTCATGCATgtaatttattgtaattattcttacattaatgtaaataattattattgatagaTGGAATCACGTTTACCAAAACCAAAGATTGGAGTAACATCAATGCTTAGTACAACGAATGTAAAAATGGaaaatcaaaaaataacaaaggACCAAAGCCGAGAGCCTCATACAAGTTCTGCTAGTATTTCtgagaatttgaaaaaagcCAAAAGTACGCTGAATATGAACCTTAAAtgtacaaatgaaaataagcTGCCACCAAGGGGAAACCTTACCAGATCAAAAACTTTGTCGTCTATTACTACTAGGGCTACGAAAAGGCCAGCTACTGCTCCCACTACTCAAATAGAAGCTAAAAAACCATTTACTAAGCCTTCTGTTAAATCTACAGTAAATACACGATCTGGCACTGTATTAACAAATAAAGTTACTAACAGAATCATTCAAGATGCTTCAACTAAAAGGATTCAAAATAATACTGTAGTTAAGCCTTCTAAATGGGATTTAAAGGGTAGATTGGCTCATACAAATGATGCTTTGTCCAATATGCGACAGAAATACAATGAAACTACATTAAAGTACAATGAACTTCAAGAACAAGTAAACAGTTTGAAAGCAAAtgaaaatgtatataaatCAAAAGCAGAGAagtatgaaaatttaaataaagcATTAGATAACGAGCTTAAACAATTGAAGATGGAAATGGACAAAATacaagaagaaagagaaagttTATTTAAACGTTTAATGGAATCAGAAAAGTCCTTCAAAAACGTTTCAAATAAGCTACGAGAATGTCAAGAAACGTATGAATCTCAAAAAGTGTTACTAGTGAAACACGAATCTGTAATACAAGATCTAGAATCAAATTTAGGAACTCAGGTAAAGGTCAATGAAGAACTGACTACAGTTAAAAACGAGTTACAATCGTTAGTTCATACAATGGACAAGGATCGTAGAATTCTACATAACGCGATACAAGAACTAAAAGGAAATATTAGAGTATTTTGTAGAGTACGACCTAGAACTCCAAACGAACTTGAAAAACCATTGTGTGCAATGAACTTCATAGATGAATGCACTATTGAAGTAGGAAAATCAGATGGTTCTGATGCAGTTAGCTGTAGCGGAAAATTAAGAGGAATTAGACAAGAATTTTCGTTTGATAAAGTTTTTCCACCAACGGCTAAGCAGGAGCATGTATTTGAAGAATTATCTATGTTGGTTCAGTCTGCCTTAGAAGGATACAATGTTTGTGTCTTTGCATATGGCCAGACTGGTTCTGGTAAAACGTATACCATGGAGGGTTTACCTGGCTCTGAAACGGAAGGCATGATACCTAGAACGGTACGGCATATATTTCAAGAAATGAAACAATTTGAATTACTTGGGTGGGAGTATGAAATAGAAGCTAGCtttcttgaaatttataaCGAGCATATTGTCGATCTACTTGATTATCAACAAAAAATACACGAAATCCGAATGGCCGACAGTAAAGGGCACGACTTGTATGTTAGCAACCTTAAGATAGAAAAAATACATAGTCCTGACGAACTGCACGAATGTCTTCTAATTGCACAACGTAACAGAGCGGTTGCGGCTACTCAGTCGAACGAAaggtaaattaataatttacaaatagcggtaataaatacataaatgaTGACCTAATGTGATTTTCTAGATCATCAAGATCACATTCAGTAGCAAGAATAAGGCTTATTGGAACACACCGATTAAGAGGAGAGATTTCTGTAGGAAACTTAAATTTAGTTGACTTAGCAGGCTCCGAAAGATTAAAAGGCGAGGAAACGGTACGACTGGCGGAAACGAAAAACATTAACAAATCGCTGGCGAACTTAGGTAATGTTATTCTTGCTCTTTTGAAGAAGCAGGAACATATTCCTTACAGAAACTCAAAACTTACTCATTTATTGATGCCGTCTTTGGGTGGCAATTCAAAGACTTtgatgttattaaatatatcgCCTTTAGAAGAGTGTTATAATGAAACACTGAATTCATTAAGATTTGCTAGTAACGTGAACAGTTGTAAAACAGGTAATGTGAAACGAGCGCGAACTGTTTTACAAAACACTGTATAAAACTTCAAATAGTCATTCTCGTCACAACCGTATTTTCGTAGCCTTCTTTGAGACTATTTTACATGTTTAATTTGCAACGACTGATTACAATTTTATGAAAGAtactattataaaattttatacttcCTTAAAATGGTACAAAGTAggtgtaaataataatatataaaatattttcttaatgtCGAAATTGAATACATATTGTTGTTCCTTCAAGTTAAATAAGAGTTAAGAATGTCCCTTTTAATTATCAaacatttgttttaaatttaatacaattaGACTGATGACTGAATCGATGTTCCGATTCCCGCAAGGGTGATTCTTATAGTGTTCCCTAGAGGGGATCAgaacattaaaaaaaagttatttGTTAGACAGTGTAATCT containing:
- the LOC114877728 gene encoding translocon-associated protein subunit gamma; amino-acid sequence: MSGKSKAFTKEEELLLQDFSRNVSTKSSALFYGNAFIVSAIPIWLFWRIHLIDIYANLISFVLVTLASTYALALAYKNTKFVLKHKIAVKREDAVTKEMNRKLAEDKKMSKKEKDERILWKKNEVADYEATTFSIFYNNALFLALVIVSSFYILKTFTPAVNYILSVGATSALLALLSTGSQ
- the LOC114877725 gene encoding protein claret segregational-like: MESRLPKPKIGVTSMLSTTNVKMENQKITKDQSREPHTSSASISENLKKAKSTLNMNLKCTNENKLPPRGNLTRSKTLSSITTRATKRPATAPTTQIEAKKPFTKPSVKSTVNTRSGTVLTNKVTNRIIQDASTKRIQNNTVVKPSKWDLKGRLAHTNDALSNMRQKYNETTLKYNELQEQVNSLKANENVYKSKAEKYENLNKALDNELKQLKMEMDKIQEERESLFKRLMESEKSFKNVSNKLRECQETYESQKVLLVKHESVIQDLESNLGTQVKVNEELTTVKNELQSLVHTMDKDRRILHNAIQELKGNIRVFCRVRPRTPNELEKPLCAMNFIDECTIEVGKSDGSDAVSCSGKLRGIRQEFSFDKVFPPTAKQEHVFEELSMLVQSALEGYNVCVFAYGQTGSGKTYTMEGLPGSETEGMIPRTVRHIFQEMKQFELLGWEYEIEASFLEIYNEHIVDLLDYQQKIHEIRMADSKGHDLYVSNLKIEKIHSPDELHECLLIAQRNRAVAATQSNERSSRSHSVARIRLIGTHRLRGEISVGNLNLVDLAGSERLKGEETVRLAETKNINKSLANLGNVILALLKKQEHIPYRNSKLTHLLMPSLGGNSKTLMLLNISPLEECYNETLNSLRFASNVNSCKTGNVKRARTVLQNTV